Genomic DNA from Nicotiana tabacum cultivar K326 chromosome 21, ASM71507v2, whole genome shotgun sequence:
attcggttatcgattacaccaataagaaaatttgcgggaTTCCACGGAAAGTATATCGCTTAAACACGCCTAATTAATATGGACAAAATgaagctaaaataagacgaacaccgtttataacataaaaattgtgtcaacaagcacttgcaacgaaactaaagtaagggatcaaatgtatgcctccaacggtataaaaaaaataaaaatacatcatcacggctaattctattttccattaatttgaacttcattcccttaagctttaaatatgatcattccttaaatgtggtagaTGAAATAATAGGGTTAGAGACTTTTAGGGTAAAGGaaagggtattatagaataagggtaaaaaaaaaaaaaattagtatatcttatcggtttatcaataaaccgataaccgaagaggacaaaatcgaaatcgaaattgataactcgataaggaaaatttccaaatcgaaatcgaaatcgataaaccgataacaaataatcgattcgatttatcgataaaccgattcgaatgcacaccgattcgaatgcacacccctacgCAGGAGTTAGTTGTCGCTCTCTTTTATTTTCAGTTATTCAGTTAGGGGGTTGAGTTGTTAGTTGCAGACAGGGAAGAGGGGAGCATCTTAAATGTCAATTCATGTACATTATAGATCTTCTTGGAAGCAGTGCCAAAAAAATTCATCTTTTCTCTCACTATTTTGTTGTTACGCTTAGCTCAAAGATCATCCCTTGTTTTAGTCTTTTAGATCTTCTGGAAGCTGCAAAGTCATTGATGATTTGAGACATCAGAATTCGGTATTAGAGCCAGTGGTCCTCAACAATGCCAAAAGGAACTAAATTCAATGAGTTGCTGGCAATCAGATAAAGGTTATGAAATAATGATCTGAGGACTTCATGTCATATTTATGATGTTGCATTAAGAGTAGTTGGATTGTGCAGCATATGAGTTCTTCGGAgtcatattatcattattttcggACACCACAGTTATTATGTGTAAGACAACTGGGAGTTTACTCCACCAGAGTGCTCCAGTTTAGGATGAATGTTGAAGCAGAACTGTAGTAATAAGATGATTCCATGCTGTTAGGGATAATCTTTGATGCTTCACGAGAAGTAATATTATTATCTCTTCTACGATGTAAATAACCCTCATCTGCATTTTGTGCTTGCAGCATCTAAGGTGGACCCACTGCACCTTGAGTATTTTGTCTTCGCTGGCAGGATGATTGCATTGGCCTTATTGCATAAAATACAAATCAGCATTGTGTTTGATCGCGTGTTCTTTTTGCTACTAGCTGGAGCTTCTGATGTTGGTTTATTCTATTTCAAATTAGCTGGAAAGAATATTTCATTGGAAGACATTAAGGATGCAGATCCATACTTGTACAGTAGCTGCAAGAAGATACTGGAGATGGATCCGGAGATGGTGGATCAAGATGCTCTAGGCCTGACatttgtttgtgaaattgaagaattggggtcCAGGAAAGTGGTTGAGCTTTGCCCCAATGGGCAAGATACCGTAGTGAACAGTGAGAACAGGAATAAATATGTTAATCTTCTTATCCAACACCGCTTTGTCACTTCAATTGCTCCGCAGGTAACCCATTTTGCTCGAGGTTTTGCGGACGTAATTACTCACCCATGGCTCCGAAGATCCTTTTTCCGGATCTTAGATCCTGAAGATCTTGACTCGATTCTTCATGGGAGCAAAAGTGATATTTCTGTAGAAGACTGGAGAGCACATACCAATTACAAAGGCTACAAAGAAAGTGATCCTCAAATATCCTGGTTCTGGAAGGTACACGTTTCTCTTCTACTACTAACTATGTTTCCACAATATTGAGAAGTTTACACCTTTGCCCTTtcaatttctctttctttctttgtttcttaAAGTCGTAGATTTCTGAATTCTATTCTTATCAAAGTGTTTGCATTGGGCTGCATTTTCAAAGTTTTCTTTTCCATTGCTGCAGATAGTTAGTGGTATGTCTGCGGAGCAGAGAAAGGTGCTTCTCTTCTTCTGGACTTCAATTAAGTCTCTGCCTGTAGAGGGTTTTGGTGGTTTGGCTTCTAAACTATACATCTACAAAACCACGGACTCTTATGATTGCTTGCCTTCCTCGCACACATGCTTCTACCAACTATGTTTTCCTCCTTATCCGTCCAAGGACGTCATGCAAAAGCGACTTCACATAATCACCCAGGATCATGTTGGTTGCAGCTTTGGTACCATGTGACATGGAAATTTGGGGGTTGAATTTTGTGCATATGATATGTAAATATGTGATCTTGTATATAGATGTAGGAAATGCCTACCTTCTGAAACTTGACTACTGTAAGGTCTCTTTGGATGTTTTGGTTCTAGGAAGTGTTAAGTAtgatattatgtaattatctTGTATATAGATGTAGGAAATGCCTGCCTTCTGAAACTTGACTACTGTAAGAAGGTCTCTTTTGATGTTTTGGTTCTAGGAAGTGTTAAGTAtgatattatgtaattatctTGTATATAGATGTAGGAAATGCCTGCCTTCTGAAACTTGACTACTGTAAGAAGGTCTCTTTTGATGTTTTGGTTCTAGGAAGTGTTAAGTAtgatattatgtaattatctTGTATATAGATGTAGGAAATGCCTGCCTTCTGAAACTTGACTACTGTAAGATGGTCTCTTTTGCGTTATGGTTCTAGTAAGCGTCTACATGGCTGAAGGTTAAACTTTCCTTTCTAATTTTTCGTGGTCTAATGTTTATTCAGGTATATATAGTCGTATTTATTAGTAACAGAGAATGATATCTTCAGTTTTCTGATTTTACAATCTTTGTTCGTTTTGTTCCTTTATTCTTTTTACCTTTTTTGATAGTGTCAGATTGGCTGAAGGTCGTATATTTCTCGTCAGTTTAGAGGGGACGAAAATCTTCTAGTTGTATATGTTCAGTAACATAATTCTGGATGTTCATAACTCTGGAGTAACTTCCATATGAGTAACCCCATTGTTAAACATGATGTTTGAGAGCCTATAAATAGAGGTCATCTGCAGAGCTTCAACGTACGTTAGTTTGATTGAAAAAATAAGTTCTTATCTTTTCTCAACTGTTTCTCTATTCTCTTGCTTTTACTACGTCAAATTTTTTTTCCATCTGTTTTTGTAACACGATAGCCTTTTATTTGTGGCTTTCTTTATGCATGGATGTCCAACTTTATtcctctttattttttatttttttggggggGGAGGTGGGAGGGGGATGTATAACCATATGTATCAGCAACTTTCTGGCCTAATTCGCATAGGTCCTGTCTCATTAAAAGGGGAAGCACTTTTTTCCGAAATTTTTTCTCGCTCGAATCCGCTACCTCCAATTATGACTAGTCCTGTTCTTCCTTTTTTATAGTTACATGTAGGGGTGGGCGTTCAGATAAGATATGAGAATTTTGATTTGGACTTTTGATTTCGGATTGAAAAAACGACAATCCAAACCCAATCCACATAgtggattggatcggattttttAAGTTCGGTTTCGGATTAATTGGTTTGGATATTATGGATTTTCGATTTTGAGTGTATAAATTAAGATGTTTCTACTTTTTACCAAGAAATGAATATCCAAATGAAGTACTCACGTTAAATTGTCTGCCGcaatcatccaaataaagtattcaagtaatgaaattatTATCAAAAGAATAAAACAGAAACATTAATATGACCGATAAGAAGTAGCAATAGTAAAATCATGTCCAAATAGAAAGTATTCTAACAGtaacttagtaattaatattaaatatatgagataatatcCAATGGATAGGGAATTGAACTTATTACTATTGCATATGGATAATGGACTAAATATAAAGTGTAGAAATTTTGGATTTTCGAATATCCAAAAGTCCGAAATACCAAATCCAATATCCAATCTGAaatctaaaaattttaaaaattaaattcaaaatccAATTCGTAACTCGATCCAAaccaaaaatcacaaaaattcaaatttcGGTTTGGATTTCGAATTTGCCCAAACTATTCCCACCCCTAGTTACAAGGTGTTTCTATTTGTAAGGCATTTTGGCAACTACTGTTATGTATATATTTATGCATCCTCACTCCGTACTTGTCCGGCTTTAAATTTAGCTTGTTTACCTTCCAAATATTTTCGTTGAGAACCTCCCTCGTTCGAGACTGTCCTAAACCTCACTGATTTAGAAAATTTGTGCATATGGATACCTTTCTTTCTTCCTCACGCTTAATGAAGGGGTTCAATTGAATTCAATTTGTTGGATCAAAGTATTTTTTATAGAGCctttgactatatatatatatatatatatatatatatatatatatatatatatatatataaattgttaaattttccaaaaatgagattttttttttgaatctccTTGATGAAATTATTGCCTGCACTACTGGTCATGCAGTTCCAATGATATCATATTAAATGTCAGTTTGTCTAAACCTTATTATGGATAAACCTCTTCCAACACCATACTTAGATTTCAGCTCTTCATTCGCAATTAGACTATTGAAATTGAACAATATAATTTGTCAAAGTTGCTACAAGATACTATTAATTGCCTGAGAAAATTGTAAAGTGGTATATGATGTATGTTAAAATAACCAAACAGATGTTTTCCTTTTGACTTAGCTATCAAGTAGTCGTCAATACTTATTCAATAAAAGATTCTTTCCCTAGCTTTTGATGCCTGCAAGCCAAATAAGAATGTTATTAGTCACAAAAGTCATTTCCAAGGGTGTTAATTAATTCAATAAACAGAAATATTTTCTAAGAAAAGCACCTGCTTTTTCCAATCTGTAAAACTTGTTATCAAGGAAAGCAGAAGAGATTGCATTAAATTTCCCACATTTAATCCAAACCAAAGACCCTTTCCTTGAAAATGGAGTACAAAGCCAGATAATATGGCAACAGGTATTCCAACAAGATAAAATGACCCAAGATTAACATATGCTCCCAAATGCTGCCACCCACTTCCTCTTGCAACTCCTGTTGTATAGAACAAATAAGCAATTTAAGGTACTTGTAGAAAGTACTTTATAAAAATTATGAACAACTTGGTTAGGAGTAAAGCATCCTGAGATTGTCGCATCTCGTTGAGCATGGAGAAGCATGGGGaaccccaattttttttttttttttttggagccATTTCTTTTTCTGCTCCCGGGCCTCCTCTCTGGCATAATGCTTCGCTTCTGGTTCTTCGGAAGAATCAACTTACATCTCCCTTTGGGGAAAAGTAACCGTGTAAGAGCGATATAATTTTCACATGTGATCACTGAACTTCATCTAAATTATTTTTTGTCATCGATCAATTATTTGTCACTTACCCAGAAAATACTAATATCGGGTCAAGGCTATGACACGTCACTTGCCCCTCCAGCACTTTATAAATCCCAcattagaaaataataaaaaaaatatcggCATGCCCAGTTATGCACACGTTGTCGTAACTTTGATCGTCCAATCATTTTGTATTTTATGAGCAATTCACACATAGTTTAGTTACTTTAATATGATAAGAAATCGTTTTGTAACTTCACTGATATTGGCACTAGATTTAGTAGTTATACGTAAGATTAGCAGTTccttgagccgatggtctatcggaaacaacctctctgccttcTAGAAGGTAGGGGTTGAGATTTTAcctggtttgttgttgttattgttgtaaatACAATTAACTCTACTATTTGATCTCAGGTACTCAAATTCCAAAGTATATCATAAGGCAAAAAAATAAGGGGCAAGAAATAGAGCATACCAGAAAGTACAGCTTGAATGCAGTCTGATACAATCAAGACACAAAGAAAAGGAGTCATATCCCTTAGATAATCCACAACTTCCTTCTCATTACTGAATGCATATCCTAAAATATTACGGCAACCAAAAAGAACACTGCTGCAAATTATCGCAGCTGCCATTGAAATTGTAAGTGTTGCCCTGATAGCCATTTTTGCTCCCTCGGGATTCCCCGCTCCTAGTTCATTAGAAACTCTAGTGCTGCAAAAGGGAAAGCGTGTATTTTGGAAgtcatttttctttacaaatatgTACGAGAAATATGTAATACGATACAAAAATCAGCAGAAGGATCCAAACCTTGCTCCAGCACCAAGGGAAAATGGTATGAAATAAAGTGTTGAAGCAACCGACATGCTGTCAATAACACTCTTTTACATCGTCAGTGTATAAAACTTAAACTCTTGTTATGAAATGgtgaaagataagaaaataatgaaGTGTACCATATCGAAAGTACTGAAGTCTCGAGCTGAGGCTTTGGCAAGAGACCAGCAAGCAGTATCACTATCTCAAATGTCCACCACTCAAGGCTGCAATCATCACAATGTTCTATTGGTTAGAATAACAAACTAACAAAACCATAAAATCTCggttgaagatataattaaataaataaaaaatatattcttcttaacaatttaagtttttaaatGAGATGATCATCATACAATTCGATATGGTGTTTGAGCAAACAGACACAATTAAAAGTATGCTCTCTCTAAAGCTCTTATGTTAGTGGTCGCACACttcaacatggtatcagaacAGTAAAGGTCCTGTGTTCAAGTCTCACTATCACCCTCTGTAAAAAAGAATATTTACCTACTTGTCCCATGAAAAAGAATCAGACGCACGCGCGAGGAGACGTGTTGaaaacataattaagtaaataaaagtgcgATCGCGCTTTTCCTATCAAGAAAACTAAGGCAAGAAACCATTAGGCattatatatttctttcaaagAAAAGGATAAGGAGCAAACTTACCAAACCATGCAAGCAGAAGGAATAGCCAAAGGGAAGAATTCTCTAATGCTAGCCAAAAATTCTTCTGCTGAGAAACGAAGACGAGTCTTTTCGCAAGATGAAGAGTATTTCACATACAAACCAAGCAGTAAAACATTGAACCAATAAGACAAACCAATCGCAACAGCAGCTCCACAACTTCCCAAGTTCAGCTTGAATATTAATAACCAACAAATAGGCACGTGAAAACATAGAGTTGCAAAAGAGCTCAGTACCATAGGAAGGATCAAGCTTTGCGTCTGCAAATACCGTATCAGTGCTTGCAAAATCGCGAAAGGAAATACTGCAGCGATGAGCCAAATTGAGTATTTGGCTGCTTCTATGGAAATAAGAGGATCTTGTCCCATGAATATAAGAATTTTGTCAACAAATAACCATAGTACAGATATTGGTATGCAAACCATAAGGAGAGATATCATAGCCCCAGTAGTGTAGATTCCTAATTTATTGTATTGTTcagcaccataagcttgcccgcaGAGAGTCTCTAAACCACTAGCCATTCCTAACTGCATTGCAAACAGACATATATTATAACCATTAATGGGAGGATGAAACCGTGAAATTTGAAGTTAGCTAAGTCTGTTCATTATGCGCGTTAATCGGTCTAATAGATCAAGAGCTACTTTAGTCCTGAAAATTACTGAGAAGTGTGTATAAGAGACAGACTCTTTAAAAATAATGTAAATTAAACGTCAATTGGGGATAAGAAGTAGGCTTTAGAACCTCTTTAGCCCACACGCAAATTGACATCCAAGTTGAATACTTATAACAGCCCGACACCACTTGCACAAAACTCTGCATACGCCACTGCATCAACTACTAACCTACTTATAGGAATTACAATCTTTACATTTCTCAGCttcaagatcatgagttattatGCCATGTAAACTAGTCCTAGTGCATTTTCAGCGTCATGATCATTTTACAGATCAGTAGTACGAGCAAACACTCAAATTAACGGCAACCATGAGAGGCCTAACTAACATCGACTATCGAAAAATGAGGGCAGCTCAGTGCACAAAACTCTCGCTATGGTCCTGAGAAAAGTCAGACCATATTAAATCTATTGTACACAGTCTTATTTTACATTTCTAGAAAAAGACTATTTTCACCGGTTTAACCACTAACTCCTGGTCAAACGACAATGTGTGTGTATGGGGGGCAGATATATGTTACAGGTTCGGAAGAAACCAGTAGCTTTTGTCCAAACTCTATATATGTTGagaaattcactaaatatgtACATATAATACACTACGAACCTAGTTGCATAAATGGGTTAGTGGGTTCTTTGGGAAACGAAGAAGCGCCAGagcccataaacttcaaatcctggATCCACCACTAAACGGGAACAACTCTTACCTCTCCATCAAACCAACTATAGAACAATGGAAATTAAGTAAAGAAGAGGATGAAGTTAGAAGGAAACTTACAACAAGACTAAAGCCAGTAACATTAGTGAGAGAGGTAGCAACAGAAGCTCCAGATAGTGAGAGTTCACCCAAATGCCCAATCATCATCATTGACCCAATTCTTACTAGATGCTGTGAAAGATTGACCATTAACATTGGTAACGTTATGTAACTCACCTTCTTCATTGCTTCTATGTAGACATTCCATGTTGTTGTATTCAACTTTTCCCTCTTCTCTGGCAAAAGCAGAGCTTCTTCCATAACTAAACTCTGTGTTGACAAGTGCTTTGGTATAACTGTGAGAATAGTACTTGTTCTTCTGGCCAAAATCTATACATATACTTCTGAATTggccttttctttttcctttttctttttttgttggaGGCAAGGGTTggcaagattttttttttttttttctctcccaCATTGTGAACGGATTAAATTTGAATTCGTAACCAAACAATATGGGTAATGCACTCCTAACAAAGACGACTCAAAGTGAACTAATGAAGAGTCGGTTAAGTTGACTTTGCATCCTGATTTCTCTATATTGTTTTCTAAAGCTGATTAGCAATAATTAATGTACTATATTAGTACTATGTTGAATTCGCTCACTTTACTTTTATTTATCCACTTTTAATTTTGCACTCCCTTTAAGGAAAAAATTAATGAAGTATGTATTTCACACTtttatccataataataataatagtatttTCAAATATCTTGGAAATAATTTGAGAAATAAGTAGTTAATGAGATGGGTAAAACAAGAAAATTTCGATTGTCTTAGTGTACAAGTAGAAGctaaggaaagaaataattaGTTTATAGCAATAAGTTAAGTCCTTACTTGATATTggaccttttttttccttttctttttcttttgggttGTGAGGAAGTGGGAAGTTGACTTCCCTCTTCCTAATTTCTATATAGGTTTTTAATATAGTTATTAGCTGAACTACTTTTACTATGCTGTCAGCAAATTAATGTACGCAATTAAATACTAGATAAGTAGTGTAATTATTTTCCGTTGAAGATGTAGATCATGCTCTAAGTTCAATTACCTTagcctttt
This window encodes:
- the LOC107811269 gene encoding protein DETOXIFICATION 14 — its product is MEEALLLPEKREKLNTTTWNVYIEAMKKVSYITLPMLMVNLSQHLVRIGSMMMIGHLGELSLSGASVATSLTNVTGFSLVLGMASGLETLCGQAYGAEQYNKLGIYTTGAMISLLMVCIPISVLWLFVDKILIFMGQDPLISIEAAKYSIWLIAAVFPFAILQALIRYLQTQSLILPMVLSSFATLCFHVPICWLLIFKLNLGSCGAAVAIGLSYWFNVLLLGLYVKYSSSCEKTRLRFSAEEFLASIREFFPLAIPSACMVCLEWWTFEIVILLAGLLPKPQLETSVLSICMSVASTLYFIPFSLGAGASTRVSNELGAGNPEGAKMAIRATLTISMAAAIICSSVLFGCRNILGYAFSNEKEVVDYLRDMTPFLCVLIVSDCIQAVLSGVARGSGWQHLGAYVNLGSFYLVGIPVAILSGFVLHFQGKGLWFGLNVGNLMQSLLLSLITSFTDWKKQASKARERIFY